GTCGCCGGCGCGGCGCCCGGCGCACCCTGCAGGTACAGGGCGGCGACGCCCGCCACGTGCGGCGAGGCCATCGAGGTGCCGCTCAGCGACTTGGCGCCCGTCGCGCTGGCGAAGTCGGCCGACATGATGCCGCTGCCCGGGGCGAAGAAGGTTACGCAGTCGCCGTAGTTGCTCCACACGGTACGCTGGTCGGTCTTGTCGCTGGCGCCCACGGTGATGGCCAGCGGGTGCCCGCCCGGCGAGCCGTTGCAGGCGTCGATGCCCACGCCGCCGTTGGGAACGCCGTTGCCGGCGGCCAGCGCCAGGGTGACGCCCGCGGCGATCAGGTTGCTGGTGGCCTGGTCCACCGACGCGCTGCGCTGCGGAACCAGCCCGCCGATGGACATGTTGGCCACCGCCGGAAGCTTGCCGTTGCGCGCGATCCAGTCCATGCCGGCGATGATCCCCGAGAACGAGCCGCTGCCGGCGCAGTCCAGCACGCGAACCGCCACCAGCGACACGTTCTTGGCGACGCCGTAGGTGGAGCCGCCCACCGTGCCGGCCACGTGCGTTCCGTGCCCGTTGCAGTCGGCGCCGCGCTGGGTGGCGCTGTCGGCCATCACGTCGATGCCGAAGGTGGCGCGGCCGCCGAACTCGGAGTGGTCGTAGCGGATGCCGGTGTCCACGATGTACGCGGTGACGCCCGTGCCGGTGCTGACGTAGTTGTACGTGGTGCTCAGGGGAAGCGTGCGCTGGTCGATGCGGTCCAGCCCCCAGGTGGCGCCCGTCTGCGTGGTGTTGTACGCGGTGGTGCGGCCGTCGGGCTCGATCATCCGCACGCGGCCGTCCAGCTTCAGCGCCTCGAGCGCCGCGCTGCCGATGTTGCCCGCGAAGCCCGTGAGCACGTCCTCGTACACGTAGTCGGGGCGAATGCCGTACTGCAGCGCGAGCGGCAGCGGATCCACGTCGTCGCTGACGGTGACGATGTAGCGGCCGGGGATGATGCTGTTGTCCTGCAACAGGTTCACGGGGCCGGCGGGGGCCACGGGGCTGGTCTGTTCACCGCAGGCCGCGAGGGTGGCGGCAATGGCGGCGAAAGCGAACGTCCGGCGCATGCGTACTCCTGGAAGGGGATGGGGACCATCGGCGGCGCGCTGTGCGCCGCGGTCGGCATCCGGTAAGGCACGACATGGACCGTATGTGCCCGCGAATTGTAAACACACACTCGGCAAAGACTTACGATTTTCCATCGACTGGCGGAGACGACGGCTTGCCCCTTTTTGGTGAAACGACGCGCAGCAGCACGCCCTAGAAAGAAGCACTGCACCTCTGCGCATCCAGAAATCGGATGTGTCTGTGATACAACAATTTGCCTGTGCGATGCGATCCGATCGATCCTTCACCAAGCAGGATCGGGTCGTCTCCCTGACGCCTTGTGCGAGGAGGGTGGTGAGACGGAGGGCCCGGGCGGGGATGCTCCCGGCCGGGCCGTTCCTTTCCGACGCTCGCGAGTTTGCGCAGACGGGCCCCGCGCCCCCAGTATGACTGTACACCCAACAGGATGCGCGTCCTCCCCCGTCCCAAGCCGCACTCGTGACCGAGCCCCACCCCTCCAGCGATTCCGAAGCCCTGGTCGCCTCGCACGCCGCCGAAATCCGCCAGCGCCTGGTGAGCCAGGCGCAGCAGAACGTGGACGAGGTGCTGCGCGCATTGGCCGCGCAGGCGCCCCCCGCTCCCATCGCGCCCGAGTCCGCGGCCGCCCGCGATGCGTTCGCGCGAAAGTGGTCGGAGCTGGCCGACGTGCTGCTGGACCCGCGGACCGGGCTCGCCAGCCGCATCCTGTTCTGGGACCGGCTACGCCACGCCGCCGCTCGCTACCGGCGGCACAAGCTGCTGTTCGGGGTGCTGTACGTGCGGACGTCGGACGACAAGGAGGCGCACGTGCCCGAGCTGGCGCGGCGCCTGGGGGTGAGCCTGCGGGAGATCGATACGGTGGGGTACGCGGGGGGCGGCGAGTTCACGGTGCTGCTCGACGGGTTGCAGGCCGCGGGAGACGCCCAGGCAGTGGCCGAGCGCATTCAGCGGGAGCTGGCGTCGGCGGTGCAGGGAGGCGCCGTGCCGCTGAGCGCCAGCATCGGCGTGGCGGTGCCGGCGGGGGATGGAGACCCGGGCACCATCCTGTGGCAGGCCTACGTGGCCATGCAGCGGGTGGGCTCCGGCGCGGTAGGCGTGGCGCCGGCGGCCTGACGCGTCAGCCCGGCTGCGACGCGAGCGCCGTGGATGCGTCTTCGGCGGCGGCCACCACGGTGTCGCGGCCGGCGGCCTTGGCCAGGTACAGCGCGCGGTCCGCGGAGCGCACCAGCTCCGACGCATCGGAGCCGTCGTCGGGCGCGGTGGCCACGCCGATGCTCACGGACAGGTGCGCCCCGCCGCCGAATCGGTGCATTGCCACGAAGCTGCGCAGCCGCTCGGCCACGGCGCACGCCGTATCGGCGTCGGCGCCCACCATCACCACGGCGAACTCTTCGCCCCCCACCCTCGCGACGGTGTCGTGCACGCGCACGTGCTCGCGCAGCAGGCGGGCGAACTCCTGCAGCGCCCCGTCGCCCGCGGGGTGGCCGAAGCGGTCGTTGAAGTGCTTGAAGTGATCCACGTCCAGGATGGCCAGGCTCAGCGCGCCGCCGTGCCGCTCGCGACGGGACGTTTCGGCGGCCACCACGTGGTCGAAGTGGCGCCGGTTGGCCAGCCCCGTCAGCGAGTCGGTCAGCGCCAGCCGCGACAGCTCGGCGCGGGCGGACGCCAGCTCCAGGCGCTGCTTGCGGATGCGCGACAGCACCACGCAGGCGTACAGCGAGGTCACCAGGAACACGCCGCCCACCAGCGCCTCCACCCCCAGCCGCGTGCCGGGGAGCCCGGCCCACACCACCGCGCCCAGGTAGCCCGCCGTCATCAGCGCGCTGAGCAGGGCGGCCGCGCGAAAGCCGATGTACCCGGCGCAAAAGATCAGCACCACCGGCCACACCACCAGCACCAGCATCCGCACCTCGGGCGCCGTGCGCACCATGGCGCTCAGCAGCAGCGCGGTGGCCAGCGAGGGAACCAGCACGAAGTGAGGATCCCACCCGCGCCACAGCCGGGCGCCCCGCTCCAGGAGCACCCACACCGACCCCAGCACGCCCCCCGCCACGCCCACCAGCAGCGCCCACTCCACCGTGGCGATGTCGGCGTACTCCATGACGTCGAGCATGGCGATCACCGCCAGCGCGAGCGCCAGGCCGCTGGTGGCGAGGGCAAGGCCGTGCTGCTTCTGACGGCGGTCCTGGTCCATTGTCTCCATGCAAGCGACGGGCTCTGAAGCAAGCTGGGCCCGTGTGGAAAGATACGTGCCGCGAGCGCGGCCCGGCCCGTGCGTGGCGGGCGCCGCAACACTTTCCACGGGATGAGGATGCGGCGGCTGATACTTTTCGACATCGACGGAACCCTGCTGGACGCGGGCGGCGCGGGCCGGCGTGCCATCGCCACGGCCATGGTGAAGGTGTACGGCCAGACGGGGCGGCTGGATGGATACCGGATGGGCGGGCGCACCGATCCGCAGATCGTCCGCGAGCTGCTGGGCGGCGTCGGGGTAGAGGAGCGGGAGATCGAGGCCGGGTTCGAGGCGCTGTGGCCGATGTACGTCGAGGGCCTGCGCCACGACATCACCGGCCGCGTGAAGGCGCTTCCAGGCGTTCCCGCGCTGCTGGACCGCATCCACGCGTTCCATCCGGAAACCGTTCTGGGCTTGCTGACGGGGAACGTGGTGGAGGGCGCGCGGCTCAAGGTGGAGGCAGCGGGGCTTCCGTTCGGCCGTTTTCGCGTGGGGGCGTACGGCTCGGATCACTGGCAGCGGCCTGAGCTTCCCGCCATCGCCATCCAGCGCGCCCGCGAGTTGACGGGCATCGGCTACCAGGGCAAGGAGGTGGTGATCGTGGGCGACACGCCGTTCGACATCTCCTGCGGCGCGCACCTGGGGGTGCGCACCCTGGCCGTCGCCACGGGCGGGCACACGATGGAGGAACTGGCCGCCTGCGGCCCGGACCACCTGTTCGCCGACCTGTCCGACACCGAAGCCGTCTGGCGGGCGATCAGCGAGTAGGCGCCCGGGGGGAAGGCCACCGACTGCGGCGAACCGCACCGGTGGACCAGGTGACGCCGCACCGCCGAAGCCACACGATGTCATCCCGACGGAGCGGCCACGGAATACCTGCAGCGTGCCCCAAACACCGCAGCGACCGAGGGATCCGCCATACACTCCGGGGCGCGCCACAAAGTCCTCCCCACATGAGAACAGGCCAGTCCGCGCAGGCGGACTTCGTGTGGTTGTTGCAGCGAATTCATTCGCCCGGGCAGAGCCGGCGCCTCAGCATCGTGACGCGGTCGAATTCTCCCTTTCCCCTGTGCAGCGGGGGAGAGGGGGCTGCCGAGGAGTGCGCCGGCAGCCAGGCGAGGCGCACCAAGGACGGGTGACTACGGTGTTTCCGCGGGGACGGAGCGTCATCCGCCGTGTGTGGCGGATCCCTCAGTCGCTGCCATCATCGGCGTACGGGCAGGTTCGCCGGGGCCGCTCCATCGGGATGACAGCGTGCGCGGGACAGGCGATGTGCGGTCGAATTCTCCCTTTCCCCTGTGCAGCGGGGGAGAGGGCCGGGGAGAGGGGGCTGCCGAGGCGTGCACCGGCAGCCAGCCGAGGCGCACCCAGGGCCCGTGACCACAGTGTTTCCGCGAGGACGGAGCGTCATCCGCAGTGTGTGGCGGATCCCTCAGTCGCTGCCATCATCGGCGTACGGGCCGGTTCGCCGGGGCCGCTCCATCGGGATGACAGTGCGCCCTCGGCTTACGAAAAAGGGCTCCCGTGCACATGCGCACGAGAGCCCTTCGTCATCCATCAACCTTCTACTCTTCTTCGCCCTCGTCGTCGCCGTCCGCGTCATCCTGGGGTTCGGCGTCGGGGTCGGGCGCGTCGGCGGCTTCGCCCCTCAGCACCAGCACCCACTGCGGCGGCGTGTGGCGGTGCGACTGGTAGAGGTCGCGGAACAGGTCCACCGCCTCACGCGTGGCACCCGCCCTCTCGTCTTCGGGAAAGCCCCAGAGCAGAAGCTCCAGCACGTCCCTGGCATCGCGCCCCGGAAGCGCGTCGTCCGGCTGCCCGGCCACGCCCGCCCGCAGCTCCCGCGCGTAGTACTTCTTCCACAGGCGCAGGTTGCGTTCGTACGGAACGGAGCCGTCGATGAACTTCTTGGTGGCGCCCACCTTCACGCCCGCACGTTTGGCAACCTTGCGCAAGGACGTGCGCGCAACCTGGCCGCGCACGTGCTCGCGGATCCGGTCGATCGACGGATCGGCAACACGCTCGGTCATAGGACCCTCCCCGGGCGGGAGGGTCTTGTGCCTCGTGCACTTTGTTTGCTTCGGCTTAGATTACACTCTACAGATTAGTGCCGGTTTTTGGTCCCGGCAAGAACCTGAAAGCGCGATTCCGCAACTTATACATAGTAGACGCGGCGCGATAAACTTCTGTTCACGGCAGAAGTGCAGGCGCGGCGCGCCCATTCGGACCGCGCGCAATGCGCCACAGCCGTTACAGGCCTGTAACGCCTGTGGCGGAAATTGATTCAGAAAAGCACGGCGCGCGCCTTCAAAGCAGCACCGCGAGGAGCGCCACGCCCGATGCCACGGCCGCCGCGACGGACACCAGGAGTGCGGTTCTCGACTGCCGCTCCGCCGTCTCCGACCCTGCGCGGGCAGCCGCCGCGGCCGTCTCGGCGATGCGCTGCACCTCGTCGCGCAGCCGCTCGGAATCTTCGCGCGAGCGGGACTGCGCCTTTTCCATCCGCCGTAGCGTCTCGGACAAGGGTGTGACGGTGTCCTCCACCTCCACCAAGCGCGTCGCCAGCGCCGATACCTCGTCGTCCATGCCGCCGCTCCCCGCCAGCCCGGCCATTCCCGCCAACGCCGACTCGCCGAACAGCGACTGGTCCATCACCCGTTTGGATGCCACCACGTCTTCCACGGCGCCTTCGAAGTGGCGCTGCGCGATTCGCTTCTCCGCGTCGGGGCCAGGCTCGGCGATGGCCATCTGCGCCGCCTTGAGCACGGCGTTCTTGATGTCGCCGCCCGTCAGCGGATAGCGCTGGGCCAGCGCGGCGAAGTCCACGTCGGCGGCCAGGGGCGTCTTTCGGGCGTGGATCTGCACCTTCCAGATCTTTTCGCGCTCCTCGGGCCCGGGCTGCTCGAAGAGGATGTGCGTGCGGATGCGCCGCTCGAACGCCGGGTCGAAGTTGGCGGCCAGGTTGGTGGCGAAGATCACCACGCCGGGAAACTCCTCCAGCTCGCGCAGCAGCACGTTCACCACGGCGTTGGCCTCGCGCTGGTAGCCCTGGTCCATCGACGTGAAGCGGCGTCCGGCGATGGCGTCGGCCTCGTCGAAGAAGAGGACGGCGTTTTCCGCCTGGGCGCTGGCGAAGACGGCGGCCACGTTCTTGGCGGTGGCGCCCGCCCACTGGCTTTCCAGCTCGTTGTAGCGAACCACCAGCAGCCGCTTGCCCAGGGCGTGCGCGATGGCCTCGGCGCAGATCGTTTTTCCCGTCCCCGGCGGCCCGGCGAAGTTGAAGGCCAGCCCCAGTCCGCTCTCGTGCCGCTCGCCCAGCCCCCACTCCCCGAAGATCAGGTCGTGCTTCTGGATCTGCACCAGCGCGTTGTCCAGCGCCCGCCGCGTGGATGGCGGCAGCACCACGTCGGCGAAGGAGCGCCGCGGCGTGCTGGCGCTGGCCAGCGCGGCGCGGTCGGGGCCGAAGATCAGGTCGCGCAGGGGGTTGTTGGCCATGCCCTTGGAAGTGCGAAAGTGCGAAAGTGCGAGAGTGCGAAAGTGCGAAAGTGCGAAAGTGCGAAAGTGGGCGGGTGCAAGGAGTTCGCCGGGGGCGATTCCCTCCTCCCGCCTCCGCGTCTCGTCCCGCCTCCCCGTGCGCGGAGCCGGGCCGCGGTGCATCTTGCAAGGGATTGGTGCCGAGGACGAACAGGAGATCGCGATGAGCCGCCGACCGATCCAGGCCAGCATCCGTACGCACGCAGGCGACGGCGAATTCGCCGACGGTGTACGGACCGAGGACTTCCGCGAGGCGATGTCGCTGTGGGCCAGCGGCGTCGCCATTCTGGCGGCTTCGGACGGCGACGACGTCGAGGCGATCACCGCCAGCGCAGTGACGTCCCTTTCGGTGGATCCGCCGCTGGTGCTGGTGTGCATCGGCAACCACGCCGCCATCCTGCCGACGATCCACGAGCAGCGCCGCTTCGTCATCAACCTGCTGGCCGAGGGCGACCGGCGGCTGGCTTCGGACGTGGCGCTGCGGGTGCCGCCGGACCCGTCGCGCCTGCCCGCGTCGGGCGATCCCGTGCTGGAGGGCGCGCTGGCGTCGCTGGTCTGCCGCCTGTGGGAAACGTATCCCGGCGGCGATCACCAGATCGTCATCGGGCAGGTGGAGCGGGTGGAGATAGGTGCCGACGCCGCGCCGCTGGTCCACTTCGCGCGGGAGTATCGCGCGCTGCGCTAACGCGGGTTCATCGACCGGACGGAAGAGGGAGGCGGATGTGAGACAGGTTTGGATCACCCGGCGCGGCGGGCCGGAGGTGCTGCAGGTGCGCGAGGCGCCGGACCCGGAGCCGGCGGCCGGTGAGGTGCGCATTCGCGTCGCGGCGTCGGGCGTGAACTTCGCCGACGTGCTGGCGCGCATGGGCTTGTACCCGGACGCGCCGCCGCTTCCCACCGTCGTCGGATACGAGGTGGCGGGGGTGATCGACCGTGTGGGCAAGGGCGTGGAGGGGTTCCGCGAAGGCGACCGCGTGGGCGCGCTCACCCGGTTCGGCGGGTACGCGGACGTGGTGTGCGTGTCGCCGATGCAGGTGTCGCCGCTGCCCGACGCGCTCTCGTTCCAGAAGGCGGCGGCCATCCCCGTGAACTACCTGACCGCGTGGATCATGCTGGTGCACCTGGGCTGCGTGCGCGAGGGCGACCGCGTGCTGGTGCAGGCGGTGGCGGGTGGCGTGGGTCAGGCGGCGGTGCAGATCTGCCGCTGGCGGGGCGCGGAGGTGATCGGCACGGCGAGCGCGGGCAAGCACGAGCGGCTGCGGGAGATGGGGGTGGCGCACTGCATCGACTACCGCACCCAGGACTTCGAGGCCGAGGTCAAGCGCATCACGGGCGGCACCGGCGTCGACATCGCGCTGGACGCCGTGGGGGGCGAGTCGTTCGCCAAGAGCTATCGATCACTCGCGCACCTGGGGCGGCTGTACGTTTTCGGCGTGTCGAGCATGGCGCCGGGCAAGCGCCGCAGCATTCCCGCCGCGGTGCACGGGCTGTGGAAGATGCCGCGCTTCAGCCCCATCCCCATGATGAACAAGAACCGCGGCGTCCACGGGGTGAACCTGGGGCACCTGTGGAAGCGCGTGGACCTGCTGAAGCGCATGCAGTCCGAGATCATGGCGTTGGTGCAGGACGGCACGTTCGATCCCGTCGTGGACCGCGTGTTTCCCCTGGAGCAGGCGGCGGATGCACACGCGTGGATCCAGGACCGGAAGAACTTCGGAAAGGTGCTGCTGGGGAGTGCGTGAGTGCGAAAGTGCGAAAGTGCGAAAGTGCGAAAGTGCGAAAGTGCGAAAGTGCGAAAGTGCCCGATGAAATGATCCGGGTCCCTGCGATGGGGACCCGGCTCCCGACGTTCAAGCGAGGATGCGTCCGCCGTTCACTCACGCACTAACGCACTTCCTTGAAGGGTTGAGCAGGGTAGGTGCGCGCCGTAGATTTGCTGGGTTCCGTCCCGTTGGTTCGTTTCGCCGTTTCCGGCCCGTGTGGAGCCCATGAGCACAACCTGCCCGTCCTGCGGCACCGCGTCCGCAGGACGTTTTTGCCCCGATTGCGGAGTGGCGCTGAACGCCA
The genomic region above belongs to Longimicrobium sp. and contains:
- a CDS encoding medium chain dehydrogenase/reductase family protein → MRQVWITRRGGPEVLQVREAPDPEPAAGEVRIRVAASGVNFADVLARMGLYPDAPPLPTVVGYEVAGVIDRVGKGVEGFREGDRVGALTRFGGYADVVCVSPMQVSPLPDALSFQKAAAIPVNYLTAWIMLVHLGCVREGDRVLVQAVAGGVGQAAVQICRWRGAEVIGTASAGKHERLREMGVAHCIDYRTQDFEAEVKRITGGTGVDIALDAVGGESFAKSYRSLAHLGRLYVFGVSSMAPGKRRSIPAAVHGLWKMPRFSPIPMMNKNRGVHGVNLGHLWKRVDLLKRMQSEIMALVQDGTFDPVVDRVFPLEQAADAHAWIQDRKNFGKVLLGSA
- a CDS encoding S8 family peptidase — its product is MRRTFAFAAIAATLAACGEQTSPVAPAGPVNLLQDNSIIPGRYIVTVSDDVDPLPLALQYGIRPDYVYEDVLTGFAGNIGSAALEALKLDGRVRMIEPDGRTTAYNTTQTGATWGLDRIDQRTLPLSTTYNYVSTGTGVTAYIVDTGIRYDHSEFGGRATFGIDVMADSATQRGADCNGHGTHVAGTVGGSTYGVAKNVSLVAVRVLDCAGSGSFSGIIAGMDWIARNGKLPAVANMSIGGLVPQRSASVDQATSNLIAAGVTLALAAGNGVPNGGVGIDACNGSPGGHPLAITVGASDKTDQRTVWSNYGDCVTFFAPGSGIMSADFASATGAKSLSGTSMASPHVAGVAALYLQGAPGAAPAT
- a CDS encoding flavin reductase family protein; this encodes MSRRPIQASIRTHAGDGEFADGVRTEDFREAMSLWASGVAILAASDGDDVEAITASAVTSLSVDPPLVLVCIGNHAAILPTIHEQRRFVINLLAEGDRRLASDVALRVPPDPSRLPASGDPVLEGALASLVCRLWETYPGGDHQIVIGQVERVEIGADAAPLVHFAREYRALR
- a CDS encoding HAD family hydrolase, coding for MRRLILFDIDGTLLDAGGAGRRAIATAMVKVYGQTGRLDGYRMGGRTDPQIVRELLGGVGVEEREIEAGFEALWPMYVEGLRHDITGRVKALPGVPALLDRIHAFHPETVLGLLTGNVVEGARLKVEAAGLPFGRFRVGAYGSDHWQRPELPAIAIQRARELTGIGYQGKEVVIVGDTPFDISCGAHLGVRTLAVATGGHTMEELAACGPDHLFADLSDTEAVWRAISE
- a CDS encoding ATP-binding protein, encoding MANNPLRDLIFGPDRAALASASTPRRSFADVVLPPSTRRALDNALVQIQKHDLIFGEWGLGERHESGLGLAFNFAGPPGTGKTICAEAIAHALGKRLLVVRYNELESQWAGATAKNVAAVFASAQAENAVLFFDEADAIAGRRFTSMDQGYQREANAVVNVLLRELEEFPGVVIFATNLAANFDPAFERRIRTHILFEQPGPEEREKIWKVQIHARKTPLAADVDFAALAQRYPLTGGDIKNAVLKAAQMAIAEPGPDAEKRIAQRHFEGAVEDVVASKRVMDQSLFGESALAGMAGLAGSGGMDDEVSALATRLVEVEDTVTPLSETLRRMEKAQSRSREDSERLRDEVQRIAETAAAAARAGSETAERQSRTALLVSVAAAVASGVALLAVLL
- a CDS encoding diguanylate cyclase domain-containing protein encodes the protein MTEPHPSSDSEALVASHAAEIRQRLVSQAQQNVDEVLRALAAQAPPAPIAPESAAARDAFARKWSELADVLLDPRTGLASRILFWDRLRHAAARYRRHKLLFGVLYVRTSDDKEAHVPELARRLGVSLREIDTVGYAGGGEFTVLLDGLQAAGDAQAVAERIQRELASAVQGGAVPLSASIGVAVPAGDGDPGTILWQAYVAMQRVGSGAVGVAPAA
- a CDS encoding GGDEF domain-containing protein — its product is MDQDRRQKQHGLALATSGLALALAVIAMLDVMEYADIATVEWALLVGVAGGVLGSVWVLLERGARLWRGWDPHFVLVPSLATALLLSAMVRTAPEVRMLVLVVWPVVLIFCAGYIGFRAAALLSALMTAGYLGAVVWAGLPGTRLGVEALVGGVFLVTSLYACVVLSRIRKQRLELASARAELSRLALTDSLTGLANRRHFDHVVAAETSRRERHGGALSLAILDVDHFKHFNDRFGHPAGDGALQEFARLLREHVRVHDTVARVGGEEFAVVMVGADADTACAVAERLRSFVAMHRFGGGAHLSVSIGVATAPDDGSDASELVRSADRALYLAKAAGRDTVVAAAEDASTALASQPG